The following are encoded together in the Methylomonas methanica MC09 genome:
- a CDS encoding DUF2069 domain-containing protein, which translates to MQRIHFYYAGLSGFFGLFLLLMAWHTVLSPSTQLPTALLLIISVGPLLLPFKGFLNRNLKSCTWMSYLSLPYFVHGVIEAYVDQSERPYALLEVLFSLLLCFGAGFYVYKAEKA; encoded by the coding sequence ATGCAACGAATTCATTTCTACTATGCCGGTTTAAGCGGTTTTTTCGGCTTATTCCTATTGCTGATGGCTTGGCACACTGTTTTATCGCCATCGACCCAACTACCGACGGCGTTGTTGCTGATTATCAGCGTCGGGCCGTTATTATTGCCCTTTAAAGGTTTCTTGAACCGCAATTTGAAAAGCTGCACCTGGATGAGTTATTTAAGCCTGCCTTATTTCGTGCATGGCGTGATCGAGGCCTACGTAGACCAAAGCGAACGACCCTATGCACTGCTGGAAGTCCTGTTTAGCTTATTGCTCTGTTTTGGGGCGGGGTTTTATGTGTACAAGGCCGAAAAAGCCTGA
- a CDS encoding YceI family protein has product MASIGTGLAELEAHLRGEISFDAKQFPTMLLGG; this is encoded by the coding sequence ATGGCTTCCATCGGCACCGGATTGGCGGAGTTGGAAGCGCATTTGCGCGGCGAGATTTCTTTCGATGCGAAGCAGTTTCCGACCATGCTTTTAGGCGGATAA
- a CDS encoding DUF2959 domain-containing protein, giving the protein MKFLLRLALVWLAINLTACSSIYYKGLEKIGIPKREVMVHRVEKARDTQQETKQQFKSALEQFTAATQFKGGDLEATYNKLNAEYEASVKQADEVNKRISDIEDVSEALFSEWEKELTEYSNASLRQNSQQKLVTTRQHYKQLISAMRQAEAKIEPVLSVFRDQVLFLKHNLNAQAIASLKGQLGSVQSDVTALVAAMEKSINEADAFIQTMEKQ; this is encoded by the coding sequence ATGAAGTTTCTATTGCGTCTGGCTTTAGTGTGGCTGGCTATAAATTTAACCGCTTGTTCCAGTATTTATTATAAAGGGTTGGAAAAAATCGGCATTCCCAAAAGGGAAGTCATGGTGCACCGGGTAGAAAAAGCCCGCGACACCCAGCAAGAAACCAAGCAACAATTTAAATCGGCTTTAGAACAATTTACCGCGGCCACACAATTTAAAGGCGGCGACTTAGAAGCTACTTACAACAAACTCAACGCTGAATACGAAGCCAGCGTCAAACAAGCAGACGAAGTCAACAAACGCATCAGCGATATCGAGGACGTTTCAGAAGCATTGTTTAGCGAGTGGGAAAAAGAGCTGACCGAATACAGCAATGCCTCGCTCAGACAAAACAGCCAGCAAAAATTAGTTACCACCCGCCAACATTACAAACAACTGATTTCCGCCATGCGTCAGGCCGAAGCTAAGATAGAGCCGGTTTTAAGCGTTTTTCGCGATCAAGTGCTGTTTCTAAAACATAATTTAAATGCGCAAGCCATCGCCTCATTAAAGGGCCAGCTGGGTAGCGTGCAGTCGGATGTAACTGCGCTGGTGGCCGCCATGGAAAAATCCATCAACGAAGCCGACGCGTTTATCCAAACCATGGAAAAACAATAA
- a CDS encoding EexN family lipoprotein, with the protein MKKNSIILLVASLVLMLSAFKVISAEEVKQAEQAKSIAWYVANVKEAKAKNQQCFDNPGLKATEDCENALHALQISFKGGN; encoded by the coding sequence ATGAAAAAAAACAGTATTATTCTACTTGTCGCGTCATTGGTGCTAATGTTAAGTGCCTTTAAAGTGATTAGCGCGGAAGAAGTGAAACAGGCAGAGCAAGCCAAATCAATCGCTTGGTATGTGGCAAATGTCAAAGAGGCAAAGGCCAAAAATCAGCAATGTTTCGATAATCCGGGTTTGAAGGCTACAGAAGATTGCGAAAATGCCTTACATGCTTTGCAAATTAGCTTTAAGGGCGGTAATTAA
- the mpl gene encoding UDP-N-acetylmuramate:L-alanyl-gamma-D-glutamyl-meso-diaminopimelate ligase encodes MHIHILGICGTFMGGLALIARELGYTVSGSDQNVYPPMSTQLEEQGIRLMNGYQAANLDCRPDLVVIGNALSRGNPEVEAVLNRNLPYISGPQWLAEHVLQKRWVLAVAGTHGKTTTTSMLSWILEFNGFKPGFLIGGIPLNFGISARLGESDFFVIEADEYDCAFFDKRSKFVHYRPRTAILNNLEYDHADIFENLDAIKKQFHHLVRTVPSEGLVIAPSCEQHIAEVLEMGCWTPMVKTAIGAEADWQAELIKADGSCFNVHFAGTDQGTVTWELTGQHNVYNALSALAAARHIGILPQDAIAALHQFQNVKRRMEVIVKTNGLTVYDDFAHHPTAIKTTLDGLRKQVGKEKILAIVEPRSNTMRLGVHTQSLAESLSEADQAVVYQPENLGWDLRQLLQYANNIQLCTDLEAIIQTIKAEAGGTCHILLMSNGSFGGIYQRLKTEL; translated from the coding sequence TTGCACATTCACATCCTCGGCATTTGCGGCACCTTTATGGGGGGCCTAGCTCTGATCGCCCGCGAACTGGGTTACACCGTTAGCGGTTCGGATCAAAACGTCTATCCCCCCATGAGCACCCAGCTCGAGGAACAAGGCATCCGCCTGATGAACGGCTACCAAGCCGCCAACCTGGATTGCAGGCCCGATTTGGTGGTAATCGGCAATGCCCTATCGCGCGGCAACCCCGAAGTGGAAGCAGTGTTAAATCGCAATCTGCCTTATATTTCCGGCCCGCAATGGTTGGCGGAGCATGTTTTGCAAAAGCGCTGGGTACTGGCGGTGGCCGGCACCCACGGTAAAACCACAACCACCAGCATGCTGAGCTGGATACTGGAATTTAACGGTTTCAAACCCGGCTTTTTAATCGGCGGCATACCCTTGAACTTCGGGATTTCCGCCCGCTTGGGCGAATCGGACTTTTTTGTGATAGAAGCCGACGAATACGATTGCGCATTTTTCGACAAACGCTCCAAATTCGTGCATTACCGACCCCGCACCGCGATTTTGAATAATCTGGAATATGACCACGCCGATATCTTCGAAAATCTGGATGCAATAAAAAAACAATTTCACCACTTGGTTCGCACGGTGCCGAGCGAAGGCTTGGTTATCGCCCCATCGTGCGAACAGCATATTGCCGAAGTGCTGGAAATGGGTTGCTGGACACCCATGGTGAAAACCGCAATCGGCGCCGAAGCCGACTGGCAAGCAGAATTAATTAAAGCGGATGGCAGTTGCTTTAATGTTCATTTCGCCGGAACAGATCAGGGCACGGTAACATGGGAACTGACCGGCCAACACAACGTATACAACGCGCTTTCCGCTCTGGCTGCCGCCCGCCATATCGGTATTCTGCCTCAAGACGCTATCGCCGCCCTGCATCAATTCCAAAACGTCAAGCGACGTATGGAGGTCATCGTCAAAACCAACGGCCTTACCGTATACGACGATTTTGCCCATCACCCAACCGCAATCAAAACCACGCTGGACGGCTTGCGTAAACAAGTGGGCAAGGAAAAAATCCTCGCCATCGTCGAACCGCGCTCCAATACCATGCGTCTGGGCGTCCACACGCAATCGCTCGCCGAATCTTTGTCTGAAGCCGATCAGGCCGTTGTCTATCAACCGGAGAACCTGGGCTGGGATTTGAGGCAATTATTGCAATACGCCAATAACATTCAACTTTGTACCGATCTGGAAGCGATCATCCAGACGATCAAAGCGGAAGCAGGGGGTACCTGCCATATATTGCTGATGAGTAACGGTAGTTTCGGCGGTATTTATCAACGCTTAAAGACCGAATTATAG
- a CDS encoding ankyrin repeat domain-containing protein yields the protein MKINRLLFAITLALSPVLSPAEDGKDLFAAATTGKLERVQALLAQGIDVNSKIEQDRTPLMAASFNGNLRVIKLLLGYGADVNLADKLGSTALSDAVLFGNAEAVKLLIVAGANVNAADIQNATILDKAKKIGRADIIKLLEDAGAKVAEAPAESDAATDTGAQPDTQPATEDKPSDPKP from the coding sequence ATGAAGATAAACCGCCTCTTGTTTGCTATAACGCTGGCACTTTCACCGGTTTTATCGCCGGCCGAAGACGGCAAGGACCTGTTCGCTGCAGCTACCACCGGAAAACTCGAACGAGTGCAGGCCTTGCTGGCGCAAGGCATAGACGTCAACAGTAAAATCGAACAGGACAGAACGCCCTTGATGGCCGCCAGCTTCAACGGCAATCTACGTGTCATAAAATTACTGTTGGGTTACGGCGCGGATGTTAATCTGGCCGATAAGCTCGGTTCGACCGCACTATCGGATGCCGTGCTTTTCGGTAATGCGGAAGCCGTCAAACTACTGATTGTCGCGGGTGCGAATGTCAATGCGGCCGATATACAAAACGCCACGATTCTGGACAAAGCCAAAAAAATCGGCCGGGCGGATATCATCAAATTACTGGAAGATGCAGGTGCAAAAGTAGCCGAAGCACCGGCGGAAAGCGATGCGGCGACCGACACTGGAGCACAACCCGACACCCAGCCCGCGACGGAAGATAAACCCTCAGATCCTAAACCATGA
- the apaG gene encoding Co2+/Mg2+ efflux protein ApaG — protein sequence MSEKNKVLVEAKPQYIESQSSPEQNRFVFAYTITITNVGAVPARLLTRHWLITDANGKVQEVNGDGVVGENPHLNPGDSFRYTSAAMIETPVGVMQGKYKMVSDTGENFSAAIPKFTLSIPRTLH from the coding sequence ATGAGCGAAAAAAACAAAGTATTAGTTGAGGCTAAGCCGCAATACATCGAGAGTCAATCGTCGCCAGAGCAAAATCGTTTTGTGTTTGCTTATACCATCACTATAACGAATGTCGGCGCGGTGCCGGCGCGTCTGTTGACCCGGCATTGGTTGATTACCGATGCCAACGGTAAGGTGCAGGAAGTCAATGGTGACGGGGTCGTGGGCGAAAACCCGCACCTGAATCCCGGCGATTCATTTCGATACACCAGTGCGGCCATGATTGAAACGCCGGTGGGTGTTATGCAGGGTAAATATAAGATGGTGTCGGATACAGGTGAAAACTTTAGTGCCGCCATACCTAAATTTACCTTGTCAATTCCCAGAACCTTGCACTGA
- a CDS encoding symmetrical bis(5'-nucleosyl)-tetraphosphatase has product MAIYAIGDIQGCYDELRRLLEVIKFDPGQDQLWLAGDLVNRGPNSLETLRFIKGLGDSAVSVLGNHDLHLIATVASLSKAGKKDTLGPILRAADCDELIDWLRRQRLFYFNDRFCMLHAGLPPQWDFQQTKAMAAEVEQAIGGDDYRRFFRSMYGNKPAIWQDDFPKAEKLRFAVNCFTRLRYCTPEGELDFHQKGPPGSQGPNLLPWYAVPGRKSLDMRIIFGHWSTLGYYQGYNVYSIDTGCLWGGQLTALKLDAVNPQRISIDCQCGQKLV; this is encoded by the coding sequence ATGGCGATTTATGCAATTGGCGACATTCAGGGGTGCTATGACGAATTACGCCGCCTGCTGGAGGTTATAAAATTCGATCCGGGCCAGGATCAGTTATGGTTGGCGGGCGATTTGGTCAATCGAGGTCCGAATTCCCTGGAGACCTTACGTTTTATCAAAGGCCTGGGTGATTCAGCCGTCAGCGTTTTAGGTAACCACGATCTGCATCTGATTGCCACCGTGGCGTCATTAAGTAAAGCCGGCAAGAAAGACACCCTGGGCCCGATATTACGCGCCGCGGACTGTGATGAATTAATCGACTGGCTGCGTCGGCAACGTCTGTTTTATTTTAACGATCGATTTTGTATGCTGCATGCGGGCCTGCCGCCGCAATGGGATTTCCAGCAAACCAAAGCCATGGCGGCGGAAGTCGAGCAGGCCATTGGTGGTGACGATTACCGGCGTTTCTTCAGATCGATGTACGGTAATAAGCCGGCGATTTGGCAAGATGATTTTCCCAAAGCCGAGAAACTGCGGTTTGCAGTGAATTGCTTTACCCGTTTGCGCTATTGTACGCCGGAAGGTGAGCTGGACTTTCATCAAAAAGGTCCGCCGGGTAGCCAGGGGCCGAATTTATTACCTTGGTACGCAGTGCCGGGGCGAAAAAGTTTGGACATGCGCATAATCTTTGGTCACTGGTCGACACTCGGCTATTACCAAGGTTATAACGTTTACTCAATAGATACGGGCTGTTTGTGGGGCGGGCAGTTGACAGCTTTGAAATTGGATGCCGTCAACCCGCAACGGATCAGCATCGATTGCCAATGCGGGCAAAAACTCGTCTGA
- a CDS encoding exosortase system-associated protein, TIGR04073 family, which produces MNKNKILAACVLSGALMTAPTAHAESYIQGFSNKVSQGFANIAFGFVEIPKNVINISSEQNIFVGMTWGLLRGVGHTVGRTLVGAAELVTSPIPTSEFAAPAYVWDRFSEDSRYFGLHYPGYWTTYGPLDDGE; this is translated from the coding sequence ATGAATAAAAATAAAATATTGGCCGCCTGCGTTTTATCCGGCGCATTAATGACGGCACCAACTGCTCATGCGGAAAGTTATATTCAGGGCTTTTCCAATAAAGTTAGTCAAGGCTTTGCGAATATTGCTTTTGGATTTGTCGAAATTCCTAAAAACGTTATCAATATCTCGAGTGAACAAAATATTTTTGTTGGTATGACTTGGGGACTTTTGCGCGGAGTTGGGCATACTGTTGGACGCACATTGGTCGGAGCTGCGGAACTCGTAACTTCGCCGATTCCAACTAGCGAATTTGCCGCTCCCGCTTATGTCTGGGATCGTTTCAGTGAGGACAGTCGTTATTTCGGACTGCATTATCCAGGCTATTGGACCACTTATGGTCCATTGGATGATGGCGAGTAA
- a CDS encoding OmpA family protein: MKKQHLYLPLAALALALTACSTPKMDSADLKAEIDTARAGHYGQAMLHEEMSEEQLEVANNVLNHIEQGYYWNINEKQTGLDAAKSAAEHRLESEKEMCMWLTEVHKQNHHLHEPIHETVAYFKTASAIPFRIKDESIAHVAHWLHHHPDASATVTASTDTVGKPAYNQALSERRAQAVVDRLVSKGASASQLQVKAIGEALGPDNTPNQENRVAIVITSHPGYVDCPNVK, encoded by the coding sequence ATGAAAAAACAACATTTATATCTGCCGCTTGCGGCTTTGGCTCTCGCGCTGACCGCTTGTTCAACACCCAAAATGGATTCCGCTGACCTGAAAGCCGAAATCGATACGGCAAGGGCGGGGCACTACGGACAAGCCATGTTGCACGAGGAAATGTCGGAAGAACAACTGGAAGTTGCCAACAACGTTTTGAATCATATTGAACAAGGCTACTATTGGAATATTAACGAAAAACAAACAGGTCTGGACGCCGCGAAATCGGCTGCGGAACACCGTCTGGAATCCGAAAAAGAGATGTGCATGTGGTTGACGGAAGTGCACAAACAAAATCATCACCTGCATGAACCGATTCACGAAACCGTAGCTTACTTTAAAACAGCTAGCGCGATACCGTTCAGAATCAAAGACGAGTCAATAGCCCATGTTGCTCATTGGTTGCATCATCACCCAGATGCTAGTGCAACCGTCACGGCGTCGACCGATACTGTCGGCAAACCCGCCTACAACCAGGCATTATCGGAAAGACGTGCACAGGCGGTCGTCGATCGTTTGGTTTCCAAAGGGGCCAGTGCTAGCCAATTGCAAGTTAAAGCCATTGGTGAAGCTTTGGGTCCGGATAACACACCTAATCAAGAAAACCGGGTGGCAATCGTGATCACCTCTCATCCTGGCTATGTTGATTGCCCTAATGTGAAATAA
- the fae gene encoding formaldehyde-activating enzyme yields the protein MSDSYWFRTGEATVFSSEGQGTDAMPEILIGDVKGPAGHAFANLMGQTEGHTRMFAIRACNQQVRPATIMVPKVTIKSSAYVNLLGGPVQSAVADAVIDCVADGVIPRLQANELCIIAMLWIDPACATNPDLDRKDLYRTNYEAMKLAIQRAMTNSPSIEELIANRHKISHEMYDPETGESQW from the coding sequence ATGTCAGATTCATATTGGTTCAGAACCGGCGAAGCCACGGTATTTTCCAGCGAAGGACAGGGCACCGATGCCATGCCGGAAATTTTGATCGGCGACGTTAAAGGGCCAGCGGGGCATGCGTTCGCAAATCTGATGGGGCAAACCGAAGGTCATACACGAATGTTTGCCATTCGTGCCTGTAACCAGCAAGTCAGGCCCGCCACCATCATGGTGCCTAAGGTCACAATCAAATCGTCGGCATACGTCAACTTACTGGGTGGACCTGTGCAATCGGCTGTGGCCGACGCGGTGATAGACTGTGTCGCAGACGGCGTAATCCCGCGCCTGCAAGCTAACGAATTATGCATTATCGCCATGTTGTGGATAGATCCCGCTTGTGCCACCAATCCGGATCTGGACCGAAAAGATCTCTATAGAACCAATTATGAAGCTATGAAACTGGCAATTCAGCGGGCAATGACTAATTCCCCCAGTATCGAGGAGTTAATCGCCAATCGGCATAAAATATCGCATGAAATGTACGATCCGGAGACCGGCGAATCGCAATGGTAA
- a CDS encoding BatD family protein: MLMMLKRNNAKHWLWTVAGWLLAFSALATDIQVSVDRNPVSLNESFQITFTALETPDGAPDFSPLRANFEILNQERSTNMSWVNGKSSRSEQWVVSVMPKQTGELLIPAIAFGADSSQPSKVLVSDASQTQASGNDEVFLKVEASPEKPYVQSQVLYTLKLYRRVQITQASLSDPEIKDALVEKLGEDSTYSTQINGVDYWVTERKYAIFPQQSGLFTIAPLTLTAEVVSNVNNRRPRFNGFFNRQATETRRVSSDAITLNVLPVPSSFTGSAWLSAESVTLNQSWSTDNLQTKVGEPLTRTITLTAKGTTVGQLPELSKSSNIQGLKTYPDQPVLKEDKQSDGMTAIREEKIAYIPSQPGQYTLPALAISWFNTETQKTEVARLPEVKLTALSAGNNQTSQPAAQPLEQAPLVQSGRDRSQSPLFWQGLAGILGLGWLTHIVWIYRVNRINTASKPRQSQKQTAFDRQKPLKTACLHNNPQAAKQALLQWGRHHFAVDNLTTLASHCADPLGAEILLLNHCLYSGNHTSWDGRRLWEAFSKTDNTATITSSRQDDVLAPLHKI, from the coding sequence ATGCTGATGATGCTGAAGCGCAATAATGCTAAACACTGGCTTTGGACTGTAGCCGGATGGCTGCTGGCTTTCTCGGCGCTGGCAACCGATATCCAGGTCAGCGTCGACCGTAACCCGGTCAGTTTGAATGAATCCTTTCAAATTACCTTTACCGCCCTGGAGACCCCGGACGGTGCGCCGGATTTTTCGCCGCTGCGAGCCAATTTCGAGATTTTGAATCAGGAACGCAGCACCAATATGTCCTGGGTAAACGGCAAAAGCAGCCGTAGCGAACAATGGGTTGTCAGCGTCATGCCCAAGCAAACCGGCGAATTATTGATCCCGGCTATCGCCTTTGGCGCCGATAGCAGCCAACCCAGTAAAGTTTTGGTGAGCGACGCATCGCAGACTCAAGCCAGCGGCAACGACGAGGTCTTTCTAAAAGTGGAAGCCTCTCCCGAAAAACCTTACGTGCAATCCCAAGTCTTGTACACACTGAAGTTGTATAGAAGGGTACAGATCACTCAAGCCAGCCTAAGCGATCCGGAGATTAAGGATGCCTTGGTGGAAAAATTGGGGGAAGATAGCACATACAGCACGCAAATCAATGGTGTGGATTATTGGGTCACCGAACGCAAATACGCCATATTTCCCCAACAGAGCGGCCTATTTACCATCGCACCGCTGACCTTGACCGCCGAGGTTGTCAGTAATGTAAACAACCGGCGGCCGCGTTTCAACGGTTTTTTCAACCGCCAAGCTACCGAGACGCGCCGCGTTTCTTCCGATGCCATTACCTTAAACGTATTGCCTGTACCGTCGAGCTTTACCGGTTCTGCTTGGTTGAGTGCAGAATCTGTAACGCTCAATCAAAGCTGGTCCACCGACAATCTACAAACCAAGGTTGGCGAACCATTGACTCGTACCATTACCCTGACGGCAAAAGGCACAACGGTTGGACAGCTGCCCGAGCTATCCAAGTCCTCGAACATTCAAGGTCTCAAGACCTACCCGGACCAACCGGTATTGAAAGAAGATAAACAAAGCGATGGTATGACTGCCATACGCGAAGAAAAAATCGCTTATATTCCCAGCCAACCCGGACAATATACTTTACCCGCCCTGGCTATTAGTTGGTTCAATACCGAAACCCAAAAAACCGAAGTGGCCCGTCTGCCCGAGGTTAAATTGACTGCACTAAGCGCTGGCAATAATCAAACCAGCCAGCCAGCCGCTCAACCGCTGGAGCAAGCGCCTTTAGTGCAATCCGGTCGGGATAGATCCCAGAGCCCATTGTTTTGGCAGGGTTTAGCGGGAATTTTAGGCCTGGGCTGGCTAACGCACATTGTATGGATTTATCGTGTCAACAGGATTAATACTGCCTCAAAGCCTCGTCAATCCCAAAAACAAACCGCATTCGACCGGCAAAAGCCCTTAAAAACCGCTTGCCTGCATAACAACCCGCAAGCGGCCAAACAGGCCTTATTACAATGGGGAAGGCATCATTTTGCCGTGGATAACCTAACTACGCTTGCCAGCCATTGCGCCGATCCGTTGGGGGCGGAAATACTGTTATTGAATCACTGTCTGTATTCCGGAAATCACACGAGCTGGGACGGCCGGCGGCTCTGGGAAGCATTTTCCAAAACCGACAACACCGCCACCATAACCAGTTCGCGCCAAGACGACGTTTTAGCGCCGCTACATAAAATTTAG
- a CDS encoding efflux transporter outer membrane subunit has protein sequence MKRINHSPLAVSLLALAIQGCGLNTDLSIKEQPIPASYQTKQDASNAANVADINWREYFTDNLLLKLIDTAIANNLDLQMALQRINVARSSIKLANGALLPKVDVAIGGGMRKFGLYTMDGAGNASTFITPGQVVPENLPDIFVGLQSSWEVDIWGKLHDQRRSAVSSYLASVEGTNFVISNLVADVAIHYNDLLALDNELDILRQTIQTQEEALEVIKLQKDAGRANELAVKQFYAQHLNMQALEKNILQQITETENRLNFLLGRFPQPIERSKEDFFKPALRSISEGIPSQLLENRPDIRAAEFEIEATKFDLKAAKAAFYPNFNMTATFGFQAFNPEFLFSSPASIAYSVMGSLIAPLINMKALEAKFNTAQANQLSAMYNYQKTILNAYVEVANQLANIKNLGQINALKNEQSKALKQSVDISKDLYRSAKATYLEILITQQNALQSNIELINATRDQRIAKINLYKALGGGWK, from the coding sequence ATGAAGCGTATAAACCACTCCCCATTGGCCGTCTCCCTGTTAGCATTAGCGATACAGGGCTGCGGCCTGAATACCGATTTGTCCATCAAGGAACAACCCATTCCGGCAAGTTATCAGACCAAACAAGATGCATCGAATGCTGCCAATGTAGCCGATATCAACTGGCGGGAATATTTTACAGACAACTTGCTGCTTAAACTGATAGACACTGCCATTGCCAATAATCTCGATTTGCAAATGGCTTTGCAACGGATAAACGTTGCCCGCTCCAGTATTAAATTGGCAAATGGCGCGTTATTGCCCAAGGTCGATGTAGCTATTGGCGGAGGCATGCGTAAATTCGGCCTTTACACTATGGATGGAGCGGGTAACGCCTCGACTTTCATTACCCCCGGCCAAGTCGTTCCGGAAAATTTACCGGACATTTTTGTCGGCTTACAATCCTCTTGGGAAGTCGACATTTGGGGGAAATTGCACGATCAACGCAGATCGGCCGTTTCTAGCTACTTGGCTAGCGTTGAAGGCACCAATTTCGTCATATCCAATCTGGTCGCCGACGTAGCCATACACTACAACGATTTACTGGCGCTAGATAATGAATTGGACATTCTCAGGCAAACCATCCAGACACAAGAAGAAGCGCTGGAAGTCATAAAACTTCAAAAAGATGCCGGCAGAGCCAATGAGCTAGCAGTAAAACAGTTTTATGCACAGCATCTTAATATGCAGGCATTGGAAAAAAATATACTCCAACAAATTACCGAAACCGAAAACCGGCTGAATTTCTTATTGGGGCGCTTTCCGCAACCGATCGAACGCTCCAAAGAAGACTTTTTCAAACCGGCCTTGCGCAGTATATCGGAAGGCATCCCTTCGCAATTATTGGAAAACCGTCCCGATATTCGAGCGGCGGAATTTGAAATAGAAGCCACCAAATTCGATTTAAAGGCCGCAAAAGCCGCTTTCTATCCAAACTTTAATATGACGGCAACATTTGGATTTCAGGCATTCAACCCTGAATTTTTATTCTCTTCGCCTGCCTCGATTGCATACTCCGTAATGGGTTCGTTAATTGCGCCTCTAATCAACATGAAAGCGTTGGAAGCAAAATTCAATACCGCCCAAGCGAATCAATTGAGCGCCATGTATAACTATCAAAAAACCATTCTGAACGCTTACGTTGAAGTTGCCAACCAATTGGCAAATATCAAGAATCTTGGACAAATCAATGCATTGAAAAACGAGCAAAGCAAAGCGTTAAAACAGTCGGTTGACATATCAAAAGACTTATACCGGTCAGCCAAGGCTACCTACTTGGAGATTCTGATTACACAACAAAATGCATTACAATCCAATATCGAGTTAATCAACGCTACCAGAGATCAGCGGATTGCCAAAATCAACCTGTATAAGGCGCTGGGTGGCGGCTGGAAATAG